The DNA sequence CAGTGTGCCTTCGCGCATTTAACAGTGTCTTGTCGTACTTGGTTCGTATTGCTGCAAGCTATGTTGTCCAAACTAGTGAGATTGcatgctttctttcctttcaaaTTCATTGAAACCCACTTTTAGCGATAAGCGGTAAGTGGTAAGCTATACCGAAGTAGACACTATATATCTGTGTTTCCCCATATATTATATGGTACATGCCCGATATATCTACAGTAGAGGGGCATATAGACAATCAGTATGAAATCTTGTACATTTTGGTATCATATATGTTTCATATCATATATAGCATGCGCCACGTCATATTTAGGAACATACGGGTCAATATGGGATCTCCACAAGTTCATGTGGGACCACAGGATACATTGCGTGTAAGCTTTCTCTATATGGGAAGATCAGATGCGTTTACCAGGTACTGCAAAGAGCTACGGTGCTGTGCATGGTGTGCAGGGCCACCAACATCTGCATTCAAGTACTTGTAGCAGCCCAATTTTTACTGGGTAGCTCGCATATTAGCCTCTAATAAAGAGGTCCTTGAAATTCGCCGTCACAGTTTGCGCTTTCGGCCCTAATGGAGAAGAAATGTTGATGTTATCACACAAAGATGGAAAATAAAGATGTGGATAGCTGAGAAGATCGCTTTCATGCACAGTACGCACCTTTTCGAAGCATGTCAAAGGCAGGGGAGCTCTCTTGAAGACCAGCAGCAGGCACGATTCGCAGTGCCAATGACCGCACAGCTCGAGACGGTGCCCACTCCCCGAGAGCCGGTCCTTTTGAGCGTCGCCCGGGGGCAGTCGGCAGATGGGGCACCGCTGTCCGGCATCGGCCGTCGATTTTTCGTCCACTCTGCTCTTCGGCAGCTGGCCCACAAGTCGTTCGGCCTGcgtcgacaacaacaacaaaaaatgacgaGAGATTTGTCGCCGAGTGGGCGCGAGCTGTTCTTTCAAGTCGCCACGACATTTCGCAGCGATGCTGTTAAGGGGTGTTCCGCCATGAAGCTCTTGCAGTTTGCGTCGAAGCAAGGAAAGTGCTCGTACGGCCTGGGCACCGCCGAGAACGCGCAGCCAAACTCCGGCGTCGCCGTAGCAGGCGCGGCATCCAGGAACGTACATCGGTTACAACGGAGATAACAGAAGCGCATAGCTAGGATATAGTGGAGCATTTAATAAGGTTCAAGAAAGCTTAAGTATAGCGACGGAATTGCAGCAGATATAGTGAATCGTTTGCTCAAATCTTGAGTCTTGCAAACAGAGCCCTTATACTTCGCGCGTGTCCAAAAATTTTCTCATCGGCAACTTGGCTGCATTTGAGGAATAAGTCTCTCGCATCGGGATATGTCTCCGAAGGTTTTCTCGAGTGAATCGCTCGAGTGATGGATGTTGATGCAGAGGTTGACGAATGTGATCCGCTCATTTTATAATGCAGTGCTTGATGAACCGTCAGTGGTAGCAAATTTCTTATTTCTTTTGACAATGGAACAAGCATTTTCGCATTTGGTGGTAGTATTCTGAGAGTTCAAAGTTTCCTTATATGTTAAAGGGGCGGTATCGTAATCAGTTGCTCGACCACGTGCAAGCATGGTGCTTCTTGTGATCTCACTTGGCGGTGGAAGTCTTTTTTTGCGCcggtataaaaaaagaaagaaaaagagaccgCGGTGACGAGAAGGCAACGACGCGAGCAGCCTCTATTGTGTTAGCGACAAGATAAACTTCtgtgcgatgaaaaaaaaaaaaaacgaaaaatttaACCGGAAAGTAAGCCTCAGATTACGGCGGCTCTAAGCAGATATTTGAATGCTCAAATTGGTAGGGTTTATTTCCGCAAAGATGGTCTGTGTAAATTTGATATTTTCAGTGCATATCCTACGAACCTTATACTGTGACTGCTTTTAAACCCATTTTCGGTTGGGAAATATGTGACTAGCAAAGTCAAGCGACTTCGTTTATGCGATACACCTCTTGACGTTTCTAATGCGTGGATCAGTTTTACGTTTTCAGAGGCTCAGTTTTCGACGTTTCCATGTCTTTACGAATTACTGCACTTGGTAAGACCTTACCTCTCTGATGGCTGCATCTGTTCCGAGAATCTCGACCGTTTCGAACTGCCCATCGAAGGTGGCAGCATCCAGCTTGCATTCTCTGGCTAGATACCAAGGGTCATCGCCAAATGTGGTGATGAAGGACTTCAGCACTGTAAACCCTTCTCCGACGAGTGCCAATCTTTTCCTCTGCCGCTTCTCCTGCGCAAAAAAAGTCATGCATTGGCTGTTACCTTGCGATCAACGGAAGTTCCTGAACAGGGCTTCTACTGCTGCTGCTCGGAAGGTTTGTTTTAGGTGGCGGGGGTAAGGTAAATCAGTTTATTACGAGAATACGCGAGAGTTGTTTTGTGCGCAGCCTGGTTAACCTGTCACGGTGAGGAATTGCATAGAGGCCGAATGAAAAGACGGGGTAATAGACAGTCCATGCCTTTCACATTTCCAgatgaaaaaaatgcaagctaaaataAAGTAAGAGTAAGAACTACAAGTGCCGATTACGCGAATTTTCGCTGGTTATTGCAACCGCTACCTCGCAATTTAAGCTCGATATTTCCCAGATTTACACCTTAACAAAATTTGTTCATTTTCGTGATCCGCTGCTCATACTCTCGTTTTCAGTTTCTCGCGCTCGCATACGGGCTTGCGCTGACGTGCCGACTTGACCGTTGCGGTGGGAACTCTTGTTTTCCGCGCCAGAGGTACGTAAGCGTACGAGGAAGAAACGCGCAGGACAGTCACTGCTCGTTTACAATATCTACGTATTTTTTTCGCGCTGTACAACTACATCAGAAAGTCGTAGAAACTCGCCAGAGCTTCCCCACTCAAACTAAAGACAGTGCGCGAAAGCCTACTGCACATCGCAACACTCAAAGATGAAGGCGTCTTAGACTTCGAAAGCACCCTTTGTACAGTAAGCGCAAGGATGACTCATCTAATTGCGTGGAAACAAAAAGCGGCCGTTTTAAGGGACCGACCACCGCACAGGAGGTGTCCTGAAACATCGGTGAGACAGAAAAAACCTCCATTTACAGGGATCGAGTATTCTGTTCACGATTTAAGTAGGCCTTATAATTTGGCGCAGAAAGCTGCAAAATCAAAACGGTATGTGACGCGAAATGGCCGTGAAACCTTGGTTTTGATAGATGGATTCCAGCACATTACTGTACGTAGGTTGGCTGTTATTAGCTGCACAATGGCGATCGTTTAAGGTCGTAGTCTTCATGACACACATGCGTTTGCGCTTTATTGTATGAGTGTTACGAGGTTAAGGAAATCAGGCTAGCGAGCGGTGCTGCCTCCGTGGCAGCGAGTGGAACGGCAGACCCTTGGGGAGTCGTGGTGTCACTCACTGGGCGCACATGCGTGATTTTGCACGCGCGCAAGTTTGCGGGCGTGTACCCGGAGTTCCGGGTACAcgcccggggttgttggagaagtatgggagaggcctttgccctgcagtgggcgtaaccaggctgatgatgatgatgatgtcccggAGTTCTGTCGTCTCGCTGTGAGATGCAAACGACTCTCAACTAATGTGCCGTAAGTGGGTACCAGCGCTACATGAATAGCATCACTGGCGTACTCTAAACAGGCTTCCCCAGTGCCGCCGTACAATTGCTTATAGCGCTCAATTACTATTTCCGGCATGTTTCCAGCGTATGAACTCGAGATCATCATTACGACTGCAGATCGCAAAATCCTGGGAAAGAATATTCGACGGGGTTTCCTGCGTTACTACTACAGGATTGGGCACGCTGACCGATAAGGTTTCCGGTgaaccgaaaagaaaaaaaaaagtcgaataCCGCAAAAATGGGTTATGTGTCTGAAAAACGCGCCAATATTGCAAGTCGCTGAGCTGGTGCGAGGCGAAAGCTAGCAATTGTCACTTATTGCTACTAATTTTGGCTGCAAAGATAATTGTTTGTAGTTAGCGCTGTGCCTCCATTTCTTCTCTATTCCGCTTACTATAATAGGAAGTTGAATGATATTACCTGAACTCAGTGGAAAACACGGTTTCTGAAGCACAATTTTTGTGGGTACAATTACAAGCAGTCGATCTTAAAAACGATAACCATGCCATATTATATATCTTCAGAAACTTTCACATCATTAGAATCTATAATTTACCAGTTCTTCAAGAAACGGTGATCACTGCGTCTTATATTCAGTGTTGCACATAACTATGTGCACTTGGAGAATTAATGTTTAATGACGATATTTACTTTGGTTTTCGAAGCCATATTCTTCGCATTCGCGATGCATGCATTGCTACGTTCAACACAAGCGTTCTAGTTTTTATTGCTCTGGTCTCATAGCGAAAGCCAGGTAACTCACGACACCACTCACATACAATTTGGCATTGGGGACGATACAATATGGAAATACATATAATTGAGCATTGCAGGGCTTTCTGTTGTATCACATGAATTAGTTGACCGCACTCATTATAGACAACTGTAGGGCATTCGAGAAACAATACGCATGCCATAATCGCACGTAGTTCTAGGTTATTAACTTTACGGAGCACTGTTTAGCTCTCTTAGGAAGAGTACGCTGAAGTTTTTGCCGAAGCACTCACAAAGCCATAGTGCATCAGAGCTAGCAGCCACTCCTGACCATCAATCTAGATTCATACAGTGAACCGCATGGTCAACTCAATCCGCGCACGAGCTCGAAGGCTAAACTGCAGCAGATGGCGTTATTCAGTTGCACTGGGACACGTAACACTAGTCCGCGGAGCAAATTGAAAACGCGCTGCACAGCCTGCATTGATGGGCATTTTTTTAACGATAGATTTCGCTTTTCTATACCTTTGGCCATTCACCATTGCTCGAACATGGCTCGGACGCTGCCGTTGCTGCCGGGTGGGCCATTCAATGCGGCCCATGGtgaaaagaaaacgaaggagAATGCGGAAGAAATGGAGCATGATACAACCCGAGCCCAGCTCtaatagcaattatatcgacgcgacctcgcaccacaatttaaaaatgtttacaccctgaAGGTTGTTTTTGTGTTGCAgtggtaacacccttaccgttagggccttacaagaAATATATAGGTCGACAGCGGAGCTCTAAGTAGACGTGCGGTGACAGATATAGCTGAGAACTATGTAATCATGCCGACAGttttgggcgcacagaaatattcCGCATGAGAGTTTGATATCTCCCCCTGTGGAATTCTCTTGCCGGATATTTGTGTGCGCCGAAGACTGTCAGAacgattacatagttttcaactaggtcttttgtcatcgcacgtctactGGAGCTCGGCTGTCGGCCTCTATAACTCTTTGTAAGGCCTTAAcagtaagggtgttaccagtgcgacaagaaaacacccgcAAGGGAGTAAACATTTTTACAATGCATGACACTAAACAGGACCGGGACTGCTCGGCCCATGTTTTCGGCAACTCACCCATGCCTTGGTGTGCCTCTTCAGCATCTCGCTGGCTGCCGCGACGAGCTGCGCTTCGCCAACCAAGCGGGTTTCGCCAGGCTTGCGGTACACGTAGATGCCACCGTCGGGCGCCATGGCCTTCAACACTTCCACGACTCGCTCAGGGCGCACGCGGGAGTCGACACGCGGGGCGTCGGGGCCCAAGATCATTCTGTTGAAAAGGTGCACAGCCTTGTGAAAATCGTTGAGGTTGTTAGCCTTTAGCTTGACTCGAACCGCACTTTCACCACAGGGTGTCGCGTCGCACTTGATGTTATCCTCAGGACGAAGTCCGTCTTGACGACGAAGCTCCTCTTCGATTTGGCCCTGAATCGCTTCGAAGAAGGAGCATGGGAAGTACAGTGTTCCCTCCACGAGAATGTGTATGGCCATCGGCAACGTGGCAATGCCGTCCTCACCTTTCCGGTCGACGGGAACTGGCGAGCCCCTGAGCAACGTGCAGGCGCCCTGAGCTGCGTTTGGATCCTCGAAGCTGAGCCACCCTCTCTCAATATAATCTTCCATCCTCGGAGTGTTGAGAACCAGTTTGGGACTGCGTTCACGGAGTTCTTCGTCAAATAGTTTCTGTACAGCATCCCCTAATGCTCGCAGCTTCTCGACAGGCGTCTTGCGTGCAGCTTCACGTACGAGGCTTACCTTCTTGACGTCTACTGATAGCGACGAGCGTATAAGACCTTCCAGCgccgactggctcaccgtcgaaGGCAAACCCGTGATGTACAGTTGGCAGGATACCTTCTTGTCGCGATGGATAGTCACTGTGTTGTTGTCCAAGCGCACTCTGACGGGCAGCCGCGCCGCCACGCGGTCGTGCGATGCCTGGTCCGGTAACTGGGCAAATGCGGTCCCCGAGCACAGACGGCGTGGTAGTGAGATTTGGGCGCGGAACGCTGGTCTCCGCTCCCTTTGCTCTTGACGGTACTCGAGAGAGTCGCCCTTAACGGTTACTTTTAGGTCGCCGCCCTGTTCAGAGAGCGCGCGGTAGGCATTGTCGGCTTCTGGCGCCGTTTTATAGGTGATCTCAAAGGTGGAGTCTTGTTTCATGTACCGGTACAGGACTATCTCTCCCAGTTCGTTCACCCTTCTGCAAAACTCGGTGTGGGTCATCCTCACGTCGTACGCTAGTATAGTCCGGAAGGCAGCCGGCGCGAGTAGTTCGTTGACGTGACCTCCAATGCCGAGAACGGCGAGCACGGGACGTTCCTCGTAGGGAGATCTAGCCGGTGTGAGAAAGGCTTCCCGGTCCTttctggacagttttgttacCTGCTCGCTGACGATGCTCTGAAGGCACCGTAGAGCTTCGAAGCAGTACTTTTCTTGTCCTCTTATCACGACACACTGTCTCGCTGCGTCCCGTTCGAGGTGACCCTTACTGCCATCTGTGGCTATTCGCAGCTTTTCCTCAATGACCTGCAGCGCGCTTGTCGAGTTGAACTGATGGTTCCAGATCAGCTTTCCCACGGGACCAAACCGTTCCACAAGTTCCTGATTCGTTTCTTCTGCACGGTAAACTTCACCGGTCGGTTCGCGCTTACAAAAGGACACCGGCAATGCGGCGAAGTTGAGTAGCTTTACCGTGTTATCGCCGTGAACTTGAGCGAATAGACAACAGACAACGTTCTTCGGCTCTATCGCCTCGGTATCAAATAGCGACAATGGCGATACCTGCAAGTGATCTCCCAAAGTGGGGTGTTTGTAACCGTGTTGGTCCGCTTGCAGCAGGCCTTGGGGGAAAGACTGTGCAAGCAGTTCACCTAACGTGATTGTAGCGTTTTTCTCCTCCTTTGCTGAATCGGCAGCGAGATTTCTGCCTTTGAACTCGGTGAACTCCTGCTGGATACTTCGAACGGCGTTGTGAAGGTAGTTCATGAAGTTTTCGTTCACGTCATGCACATCGCACCAAGAGCTTTTCATTTTCTTGGGTACAACCAGCCAGTTCTTGTACAGCTGAATCACCCCTGAAAAGACGCTGGATCCGTCGGACACAGGGAAGTCGCGCTGATTTCCGCCTTCTTTCAGCGGCCTGTAAGCCACAAGCAAGTCTTCGAAGACAAGGAGTGAAAGTAGGATCGAGTCCAGGGACGGAGCCTTGCCCATTGAGCACAGCACAAGCATGCCAAGTCGGGGCTGTAGACTCGTCTGACACAGCCTAGCGCCCAGGTCAGTCGCTTGTCCTTCAGCGTCTAACGCCCCGATCTGTTTAAGTGCAGTTTTTACTTCATCCAGCAGCGTCTTAGGGAGCTCATTGACAAAGAGAGCGTCGGAGGTCTTCTGCTGAGCAAAAAGACGAAGAACTATGTCCTCCAAGTACTTCGAGCTGTGTAACTCAGCTGGCGATGAAGGGACTAATGCAGCTTTACTGTAGAGACGGTAGCAAGTACCGCATCCGTGTATTCCTGCCAAAGTTCTCCTTTCTTCTGCCTCAGTTTCAGTGACGTAAGCGAGCTGCATGACGAAAATTCCAGACCGGTAAACGGCCTTCAACGTTAGGCCACTGTCAACGACACAACGCACACGCAGTGCACTCATGACTGCGTCGGGACATTCCACGGCAAAGATCACCCTCCAGCATCCTTTCCGCAGAGGGTCGTTCTTGAGAGGAAATTTTGTCCAGCTAGAGGACAATACTTCGTGGGCAACAGCCACGTCAAACTTTTCCTCCCGAATTCTCTGACCCAAAAAGCCATCCGCAAGAAAAGCGTCTGTGagagatggaagaaacacaagaACGTCTCCGCCGGCCGGTGCTTCTGCCGTCTGGCAGAATTCGAGAGCTGTGCAGACACATGCCATCACTCTATTTGTCGGCTTGCCTTTCCAGATGACATCTACTGGAAACGCCAGGACGCACCGGATAATGTTCTCGGTTTCTAGACAAAACGCCTCTTGGATACGTCTGCAGGCAACGGAGTGATTGCCGCACAAGACTACACCGACTTTAGACACGAAATATTTCCGGATTATTGTCAGCACAGCCCGCTGGTAAGCGGTGTCTTCTTGCAGCTCATCGACGATGATGGCCTGGAAGTCAGAGAGTTCCATATCGCGGCGAAGAATCTCTTGAAAGAAGTGTCGCGCGCTAGTGAAAACAACTGCGTTTTCAGAGTTGACCTTTTCGGTAGTGCTGAGCCAGCACTGCACGGGTCCCAATCCACTCACAGATCCTGCGTCTTTCGAGCACTGCTCGGCTGTGAAATCACTGGATTGCACACTAAGGACACGGAAGTTCAAATCTTGCGCATACGACGCCACTTCAAGTGCTGTTTTAGATCCCGGTGACGACATCAGGAACACTACTTGGCGCCCAGACAAAGTTTCGAGAATTGTTGATTTTACGCTGTAAACGACTGAGCCCCTTTTGAGCCTAGCAATttcagtggctgtggcgtcgTCAGCTTGTTGAGGCGACTGAGGCAAATCAGAAATGATCTTCAAGAAATGGGTCAGCTGAGCCTCGTAAATTGTGGCCTGATATTCATACGCTGCCTGTAACATTGGCGCAGTTTTTTCGTCTCCCTTGAGGCTACGAATTCTTTTGCTCACAGCTTCAAGTTTCGCTTTGTGATTAGTTATTGCAGATTTAACCTTCGAAGCCCGACTCGGCTGTTCTGGTGTTAATTTGTCGACTTCTTGAGTGGTGTCTTTTGAAATTATTCCTAAGCAGACCGGCACGTCCTCGTCATCCACTAGTGGATCGTTGAGAGCTTCAACTGCTTTCCTCGCCTTGGTGGCGCTTGGATAAACGAGGCACACGATGTCTTTGCCGCCGCAGGCAACCTCGAGTGTAAAATCCTGTGGTACGTTGAGGTGCGACAAGTACTCTTTCCAATATACCGCGTTCGTAGGCTCTCTGGGAACTAGTAAACCCACTGTCGTGCGGAAGGAAGGCTGCGCGCCTGTCTCTGTAGCTTGATTCTTTATCTTCGTCATTTTCTCAATCGATTTATCTTCTTGAACACGGGCGCCGACTGATGAAACACTCTTCTTCAGGTCGTTCTTGCTTTCCTTGTCTTTGCCTTCATTTCGATGGCCGGATGAAAACATTTTGGCTGCCTTTGATCCATAGCTGCTTTTGAGGTCCGCCAGGAACGCGCTGTAACTGATGCTCTCGTTCGCCGCGTCCCTCAGCGCTCTCTTGGCCTGTTCGTTGTGAATGAGCACGACGTCGATGTGGTCCGTGTACCGCATCTCGTGTATTTCGGCCGCGAAGTCCACGTCGCCCGAGATGAGCACGATGCGCGAGCCCGTCAACTTGTGTGCGTCCGAGAAGCGGCGCAGCACAGTGCGAAGCTTCTCGTCGGCCGCGTTCTTCTGGTCACCCGGGACGTGTATCACCGTCACCAGTGCCTCGTTTAGCTCGGCGATCACGGCAGGGCTCATGCGCGCGGTATCGCAGGCGACGACAAAGTCCGCCTCGCGGTATCCCGCGTAGAACCTTTGGCGCAccttgagcacgatctcgtacgCCGGAACTCCGTTGGGCACCGCGCAGTTCTCGATGTCCCAGAAGACGCTGATCATGCTGGTCAACAACGAAGCACCCGCCGCGACCGGCCGGCACGGCTCGAAGCTGACGTCCCTCTGCAACGGAACTCTGCGTTTGATGACAGCTTCCGTTCGGTCGACCAAGTCCTTCCGCTCGCGAGAGGCCGAGGAAGccgcattttccccgtcgttgCCATGCCGGGTGGTGAAGCCAGCGTGTCGGTGCGTCGCGTAGTCGCCGTCGGCGTACTGACTCCTCGCGTCGCTGACCTCGGAAACGCTGCGCGCGCAGCTTTCGGAGAGCACCGACCGGTCGCAATCGTTGTTCATACGACGCACAGCTCGTTTGAAGTGCAGCAAGCTCTCGCCGGCGGTCAACGGCACGTTACCCTCACGACGGTGGCCTGCAGTGTCCAACCAACTGCTCCACCCACCGCCGCGTCCTCTTCTGGGATGTGCAGCGTCTCGGGGAGACCTACCGCGGTCGTGCAGCTCACGACCTCGTGGTGCGCCCGCGTAACCGTGGTGGGGCGGGCCGTGCTCATATCGCTGGTTGTGGTAGCCGCCGGTCCCGCCGTAGCCATAGTGCTGACGTTGGTGAACATCGGCGGGGGGACCCGTTGAGTGTCGGCCTCTTCGGCTGGCACCGTATTGCCATGTGGGATCGTAGTAATCGGGCCTGGGGAGGCAGAAATACGTGCTTAACTTCTTGGAGATACCATAAGAAAGTTCAATGAAGTCGCATACGATGACAGACGTGGCTAAATTAACCACGGTTTCATTAAGTTGTCAGTTCTAAAGCAACGCTACCTTGGCGAACCCTCACACACTTAGCTGTccttggctgctgctgctgctatgtgCTGTTGACTTGCTGGATAACTCACACAGAAAATAAGGGCTACATGACTTTGGATGGATCTTCGATCTCCAAGGTCAACAACCCGATGATGTAACCGTTAGGCCTCGATCGCATGCATACTTCTTATGTGCCGAAACAAACTGGATCTTTAAGGCGTTTTCTGAGTGCGTCCGGTCGCGTAGGACGCTCGACGGCATGGGCTCATACTCCAGTTTCTATCAGGCCATATGCAGAAATAAACCGTGCGAATATTCACACCCCGTGCGAACATCACATC is a window from the Dermacentor variabilis isolate Ectoservices chromosome 3, ASM5094787v1, whole genome shotgun sequence genome containing:
- the LOC142576213 gene encoding uncharacterized protein LOC142576213 → MNQHGDYRARDHYQARHRYGASGGAFEETSFRGPPPTRGGRFGGQVDSRADSYSNRPDYYDPTWQYGASRRGRHSTGPPADVHQRQHYGYGGTGGYHNQRYEHGPPHHGYAGAPRGRELHDRGRSPRDAAHPRRGRGGGWSSWLDTAGHRREGNVPLTAGESLLHFKRAVRRMNNDCDRSVLSESCARSVSEVSDARSQYADGDYATHRHAGFTTRHGNDGENAASSASRERKDLVDRTEAVIKRRVPLQRDVSFEPCRPVAAGASLLTSMISVFWDIENCAVPNGVPAYEIVLKVRQRFYAGYREADFVVACDTARMSPAVIAELNEALVTVIHVPGDQKNAADEKLRTVLRRFSDAHKLTGSRIVLISGDVDFAAEIHEMRYTDHIDVVLIHNEQAKRALRDAANESISYSAFLADLKSSYGSKAAKMFSSGHRNEGKDKESKNDLKKSVSSVGARVQEDKSIEKMTKIKNQATETGAQPSFRTTVGLLVPREPTNAVYWKEYLSHLNVPQDFTLEVACGGKDIVCLVYPSATKARKAVEALNDPLVDDEDVPVCLGIISKDTTQEVDKLTPEQPSRASKVKSAITNHKAKLEAVSKRIRSLKGDEKTAPMLQAAYEYQATIYEAQLTHFLKIISDLPQSPQQADDATATEIARLKRGSVVYSVKSTILETLSGRQVVFLMSSPGSKTALEVASYAQDLNFRVLSVQSSDFTAEQCSKDAGSVSGLGPVQCWLSTTEKVNSENAVVFTSARHFFQEILRRDMELSDFQAIIVDELQEDTAYQRAVLTIIRKYFVSKVGVVLCGNHSVACRRIQEAFCLETENIIRCVLAFPVDVIWKGKPTNRVMACVCTALEFCQTAEAPAGGDVLVFLPSLTDAFLADGFLGQRIREEKFDVAVAHEVLSSSWTKFPLKNDPLRKGCWRVIFAVECPDAVMSALRVRCVVDSGLTLKAVYRSGIFVMQLAYVTETEAEERRTLAGIHGCGTCYRLYSKAALVPSSPAELHSSKYLEDIVLRLFAQQKTSDALFVNELPKTLLDEVKTALKQIGALDAEGQATDLGARLCQTSLQPRLGMLVLCSMGKAPSLDSILLSLLVFEDLLVAYRPLKEGGNQRDFPVSDGSSVFSGVIQLYKNWLVVPKKMKSSWCDVHDVNENFMNYLHNAVRSIQQEFTEFKGRNLAADSAKEEKNATITLGELLAQSFPQGLLQADQHGYKHPTLGDHLQVSPLSLFDTEAIEPKNVVCCLFAQVHGDNTVKLLNFAALPVSFCKREPTGEVYRAEETNQELVERFGPVGKLIWNHQFNSTSALQVIEEKLRIATDGSKGHLERDAARQCVVIRGQEKYCFEALRCLQSIVSEQVTKLSRKDREAFLTPARSPYEERPVLAVLGIGGHVNELLAPAAFRTILAYDVRMTHTEFCRRVNELGEIVLYRYMKQDSTFEITYKTAPEADNAYRALSEQGGDLKVTVKGDSLEYRQEQRERRPAFRAQISLPRRLCSGTAFAQLPDQASHDRVAARLPVRVRLDNNTVTIHRDKKVSCQLYITGLPSTVSQSALEGLIRSSLSVDVKKVSLVREAARKTPVEKLRALGDAVQKLFDEELRERSPKLVLNTPRMEDYIERGWLSFEDPNAAQGACTLLRGSPVPVDRKGEDGIATLPMAIHILVEGTLYFPCSFFEAIQGQIEEELRRQDGLRPEDNIKCDATPCGESAVRVKLKANNLNDFHKAVHLFNRMILGPDAPRVDSRVRPERVVEVLKAMAPDGGIYVYRKPGETRLVGEAQLVAAASEMLKRHTKAWEKRQRKRLALVGEGFTVLKSFITTFGDDPWYLARECKLDAATFDGQFETVEILGTDAAIREAERLVGQLPKSRVDEKSTADAGQRCPICRLPPGDAQKDRLSGSGHRLELCGHWHCESCLLLVFKRAPLPLTCFEKDCDSPWAIADITHVTGNNQDLLSDLARRSFECSVAADLDGRWLPCPTPECHFALDSKMDAEAQGVHVLGNVHVCPGCTNAVCFRCRSLYHYGISCATFKDSMSPNGANDKSWLNEDPGKRALCPSCRARLERNTSNKVDACWSCRRLFCWRCHRSFEDDATAARGHRTQYCQMAPLSDDDTCCVM